The Lycium ferocissimum isolate CSIRO_LF1 chromosome 1, AGI_CSIRO_Lferr_CH_V1, whole genome shotgun sequence genome includes a region encoding these proteins:
- the LOC132029383 gene encoding uncharacterized protein LOC132029383 — translation MNAWQLWQGLYNGKVMGIGRAANGLYLLKDAVQVIVGAAIKNVDSIDLWHLRLGHPSERAMQHIHSIRSHVNFGTPHYCQICPLAKQTRLQFPNSITSCIMFSNCSI, via the exons ATGAATGCATGGCAGCTCTGGCAG GGCCTTTACAATGGCAAGGTGATGGGGATTGGTAGAGCAGCTAATGGTCTATATCTGTTGAAGGATGCAGTTCAAGTAATTGTTGGTGCAGCTATAAAGAATGTAGATTCAATTGACCTATGGCATCTAAGACTTGGTCATCCATCAGAGAGGGCAATGCAACATATTCATTCAATAAGGAGTCATGTAAATTTTGGTACTCCACATTACTGTCAGATATGTCCTTTAGCTAAGCAAACTAGACTGCAGTTCCCTAATAGCATAACTTCATGCATCATGTTTTCCAATTGCTCCATCTAG